From the Armatimonadota bacterium genome, the window CTGGCAGCGTTCACACGTGCCTATATACACTGGCTGCTATCTATCCCTGCAACAGCGCCGGGGGTAGAGTGCGACCCGGACCTGCTGGTCTGCCGCGTAGGCAACCGAATCTTCGTGCCAGAACCCAGCCTGTGGCGTTCTATCCGCGTAGAGACACGCGGGCTGGTGGACTGGGTGGCTCTGGTCTGCCCCGCTACGCACGACATCCTGCTGGCGGTACTTACCGATGGGAGCAGCGGCGCCGCGAAAGTAGATGCAGGGGAGCACAGGCAGATGGCAACCGACCTGATAAGTGGGAGCACAGCTGCAATATATCCCCTGCACACCTTGCCCGGCGTCGGCAGCGTCGGCGTGTACATCCTGCAGGCATAAACAAATTTCGCGTTGTCACCGCGTCTTGATTCTGCTATAATTCCGCGTTGGACGAGGAAAGGAGGGCGGCACCGAGGTGGACGACCAGCTGCATCTGGGCGAAGACGAAAACATGCTGGCGCTGCGCCGTGCTTGGGACCGCGCGATGCATACCCTGGCAAATCGCGTGAACAAACCCTCGTTCGAATCGTGGTTCAAAAGCATGAAGCCGGTCTCCTTCGACGGCGAGCGGGTCACTCTGGGAGCGCCCAGCCCCTTTGCTTGTGAGTGGGTCAGTAAGCGCTACGGTAACCTGGTGCGCGAGGTGCTCTCCCAGCATCTGGGCAAAACGGTGGAGGTCTCTATCGTTTACCTGCCTCCGGAAAAACGCCCTGTGCTTGGGGAACCCCCTGCGGAGGAGCCCCCTTCCGCCCCTCGAGAAGCCACCGTTATCACTCCGGAGCCGGAGGCAGCTCCGTTCGAAAAACCAGTGCTAAACCCCAAATACACTTTCGAAAACTTTGTGGTGGGCAACTCTAACCGGCTGGCACAGGCAGGAGCGATGTCGGTGGCGCGCGCACCGGGGCAAAGCTACAATCCGCTGTTCATCTACGGCGGAGCCGGTCTGGGTAAAACGCATCTGATGCACGCCATCGGGCACTATGTGCTTCAAGCGCATCCACGCTTGCGCGTTGCCTACCTCTCCGGTGAAACCTTCGCCCAGCAGTACATCGCCGCCCTGCGGGAGCAGCGCATCGACGCCTTCCGCCAGAAGTACCGCAATGTGGACGTGTGGCTGGTGGACGACATCCAGTTCATCGCGGGCAAGGAACATACCAAAGAGGAGTTCTTCCACACCTTCAACACCCTGTACCAGATGGGCAGACAGGTGGTGTTCGCCAGCGACCGCCCCCCGCGCGAACTGCACGCCATGGACGACCGCCTGCGCTCCCGCTTTGAGGCGGGGCTGATTGCGGACATCGCACCACCGGAGTTTGAAACCCGTGTAGCTATTTTGCAAAAACGTGCACAGATTGAGGGCATTCAGATTCCCGATCAGGTCATCTATCACATCGCCTACGCGGTAGAGGGCAACGTGCGCACGCTGGAGGGAGTGCTGATCTCCATCGCAGCGCGGGCGTCGGTGCATGGCAAGCCAATCACTCTGCAGCTTGCCAACGAAGTGCTGGCGCGCCACTACGTAGATGAAAAACAGGTGCATGCTGTCCCGTCCGAACAGGCGGTATTGCAGGCTGTCTGCCAACGATTTGGATTAACCACGCAGGATATCCTGGGCGACCAGCGCAGCCGAGAGGTGCTCATGGCGCGCCAGATAGCGATGTATCTGCTGCGCGAGAAGGCGCAGCTCCCATTGCAGCAAATCGGGCAGATGTTCGGTAAGAACCATTCCACGGTGCTCCACGCCTACAACCGGGTCAAGACCAGCCTGAACAAAGACAAGGAACTTACCAGCATCATCTACGATTTGAACACGGTACTGGGCAACTAGAGATTGGTAATTGTTGAAATCTTTGCTGGAAATGTTCAAAACTTTGTTGAAAACTCCCCTGAAATTGTTGAAAACCCGTTTCCATTGTTGAAAACTTTGTTGAAAACTTCCTCACCTCCAGCCTGTCTTGCAATGCTATCAACAATGTGTACAGGTTTTCAACATAGTTTTGAACATTTCATTGTTGAAATCTTTGCTATTTAAGTTGAAACCTTGCAGATGAATTATTAAATGAGGAAGACATGTTTTACCAGTAAATAGACCATAAAAGCCGTAGAAACAACAAAATCTGGTAGCAATAAGGGAAAAACATACCAAGTTTTCAACAATTTCAACAGGTACATTATAAATATAAAGGGGGAATGTTTATCCACGTTGTTCAAAACCTGTATAGGGAAGCAATCTTTTGCGTCTTATTAACGCTTTGTGTGGAGGGTGAGACTCCTGCCGAGCCATTGCCAGCCTTGCCGTTCGCAATGGCATATCTGGATCAAGGCGGAGCGTGACCCTCCACTCTCAGCATCACTTCATGTTCACTGCTAGCTGACTGAATATACTCCGCATCGGTGCAGGCATCGGATTGTCCGCACCCTTTACTGACCGCCAGATAATCTCGCTGAAGAGCAAGTCGTCCACGCGGTCTTCTCGAGTCAGGTCCATTGCCAGTGATTCACGCCAACCCCATGCGTTCGCCGGGTTCTTCTCGTTCAGGTCCCAGCGCGCCGGTCGGCATTTGTAAGGCGTGAAGTCGGGCTTATCGGTAAAACACCGGTACATCGGTGTGGCGGCGGCATCGTACTGACTCAGCGGTTCCAGTCCCAGAATGAGCTCCATTGTGCGCAGCATCGAACAGGTAGTATACAATGTACTGTCCACGCTGCGTCGCTTCACGTACGGTGAAATCACCAGCGCGGGACTGCGATGCGCATCCACGTGGTCGGGACCATTTTGCGCGTCGTCCTCCAGCACGAAGATTGCCATCTCCTTCCAGTACCGGCTGTTGCTTAACGCTTCCACCAGCGTACCCAGCGCGAGGTCGTTCTCCGCTACCATCGCGCGTGGTGTAGGTTTGCCCGGGCGAGTGCCGTAGGTGTGGTCGTTAGGCAGGCGCATGATGATAAAGCGCGGTAGATCTCCATTCTTCTCGTACTCCCGAAATTCAGTCAGAAACTGTTGTACTCTCTGCATGTCGGGGACGTCCAGATTGTAGGGGCTGAAGACAGGGCTGAAATGCCCTTCCAGCGAGGGCACGTTAGCGCGCAGTGTGCCATCCGCATCTTGCGAAACGAATTCTGCATACGACCGGTAGCTAACCCCCGCCCGCTTGCAAGCGTCCCAGATAAAGCCCGCATCGGGGTACGTAATGGGGTTTGTTCCCTCGTAGTCGTAACCGTGACCGTGTCCACCATAGCCGTAGGGCCAGATTTTTTCCACGTAATCGGTGGCATAAGCAGCAGTGGACCAGTTGTGCCCATCTGCTGATACCTCTGCGTCCACGTAAAAGTTATCTAGCAGCACGAACTCCCGCGCAAGGGCGTGATGATTCGGCGTGACCTCTTCCCCAAAGATGCACAGGTTGGGGTCGCCATTGCCCTCAGGGATATCGCCGAACACCTGGTCGTAGGTGCGGTTCTCCTTGATGATATACACCACGTACTTGATAGGGCTGGGGTCACCTATCTTCGCCGGGATGACCTTAGGCAGTCTAGATGGAGCGCGAGACAGCAGGCTGTCCTTGTAAGGCATTAGATCACGCACGCGCTGGGTGTACCGGCGCAGGGTCTGTTCGTCGGGTACAGGGATTACCTGTACCGTGCCGCGCAGGATGCTGCCGATGTACTCGCGTTGTGGGTTCGCTTTGGGGGTAGTGCCCTTCGAGTTGAGCACGTAGATGACGCTATTGTCGGGATCCACCCTTACGCCAGCCGGGGTACCAGCCTGCCGGAATGAATCCCAGCACCCTGCTCTCCTCACCTGAGACATCCACAACCGCTATGCTGTAGTTGTCCGCGTTGGCGACGTATAGCCGTTTTCCGTCTGGAGAAAGCGCAACGCTATTGGGTGTGGAGCCAGCAGGCGCGCGAGGCGACAGCGCCACATTGATTTGCTCCACCGCCTTGCGCTGCGCCACATCGATGACCGTCACCGTGTTGTTGTTGGCGCACGCCACAAACAGCCGCTTGCCGTCGGGGCTGAAGACCATCTCGTTGGGATGCGTGCCGGTAGGTATCTGCGCCACACTGCGCCATGTGTTCGTGTCGAAAAGCTCCACCGATGCCATCCCCCATCGGCTGACCGCCAGCAGACCGCCATCGGGTGAGACTGCAACGCCGTAGGGCGAGCCTTGCACGCTCAACTTGCGCAGCAGTTTGCGCTCCTGCGCATCTACCACTGCTACGCCGTTGCCCTTCATCAGCGCGGCGTACAACAACCTGTCGTCCGGACTGACCGCCACCTGGGCGACGAACTGTGTGGATATTTCACCCTCTGGCTTCAACGGGATGTTTCCGTCCTCGATGAGCCTCGCCACGCCCGCACGGAATACCCGCACCACATCGTCGGAGCCTCCGGAGACATATACGCGGCGCCCGTCGTTGCTCCAGCAGATACCTACCCATCCTTTGGCGATGGGCAGCTGGTGCAAGATGCGGCGGTTGGGAGCGTCAATCAGCATCACCGAGTGTTTGGGTACGCCGCAGTGCAACACCGCCAGGCGCATCCCGTTAGGCGACAGCGCCATGCCCAGCGCACCGACGTCGATATCTACCTGCTCTCCTACCGGATGGATGCGCCATCCGTTGGGCAGGAGCACCTCACCGGAAGGTTTCTTGCCGGGCAGTTCGCCCTTTGGCTGAGCCCACAAAGGTACAAGAGCAACTAGCAGTAAGGCTAATGTCCAAAGCCTGTAACAACGGTTCATCTTCGATGACCTCCTTGTTGTGTTGTGTGGGTGAGCGTGAAGTTTTCGATCATATCCCATCCCGATACAGTTCCGGGCAAGGGTTGCCGTGTTCGTCGTACCAGCCGTAGCGTTCGCGCATCTCCAGCATCAGCAGGTAGCGTTCCAGAGGAAGCCCTTTGAAAGCCACGTTGGTAGTGGCGTAGACGTATCCGCCGCCGGGCATCCCGTGTCGCAGCACGTATTTACAGTTCTCGATAATCTGCTCCTCCGTACCGGTCTGTAGCAGGCTACACTGCACACCGCCTAGCAAGCAGAGCTTGTCACCTGCCAGCGCTTTCACCTTCGCAATGTCCATGTCCTTCGCCTGGCTGTCGATGGAATGCAGCCCGTGTGGCTCCGCTTCCACAAGCTGGTCCAGAATGGGCATGATGTTGCCGTCCGTGTGTTTGATAACGTACAGACCCATCGCGCGGTATCCTGACACCAGCT encodes:
- the dnaA gene encoding chromosomal replication initiator protein DnaA, which produces MDDQLHLGEDENMLALRRAWDRAMHTLANRVNKPSFESWFKSMKPVSFDGERVTLGAPSPFACEWVSKRYGNLVREVLSQHLGKTVEVSIVYLPPEKRPVLGEPPAEEPPSAPREATVITPEPEAAPFEKPVLNPKYTFENFVVGNSNRLAQAGAMSVARAPGQSYNPLFIYGGAGLGKTHLMHAIGHYVLQAHPRLRVAYLSGETFAQQYIAALREQRIDAFRQKYRNVDVWLVDDIQFIAGKEHTKEEFFHTFNTLYQMGRQVVFASDRPPRELHAMDDRLRSRFEAGLIADIAPPEFETRVAILQKRAQIEGIQIPDQVIYHIAYAVEGNVRTLEGVLISIAARASVHGKPITLQLANEVLARHYVDEKQVHAVPSEQAVLQAVCQRFGLTTQDILGDQRSREVLMARQIAMYLLREKAQLPLQQIGQMFGKNHSTVLHAYNRVKTSLNKDKELTSIIYDLNTVLGN
- a CDS encoding hypothetical protein (possible pseudo, frameshifted); translation: MDPDNSVIYVLNSKGTTPKANPQREYIGSILRGTVQVIPVPDEQTLRRYTQRVRDLMPYKDSLLSRAPSRLPKVIPAKIGDPSPIKYVVYIIKENRTYDQVFGDIPEGNGDPNLCIFGEEVTPNHHALAREFVLLDNFYVDAEVSADGHNWSTAAYATDYVEKIWPYGYGGHGHGYDYEGTNPITYPDAGFIWDACKRAGVSYRSYAEFVSQDADGTLRANVPSLEGHFSPVFSPYNLDVPDMQRVQQFLTEFREYEKNGDLPRFIIMRLPNDHTYGTRPGKPTPRAMVAENDLALGTLVEALSNSRYWKEMAIFVLEDDAQNGPDHVDAHRSPALVISPYVKRRSVDSTLYTTCSMLRTMELILGLEPLSQYDAAATPMYRCFTDKPDFTPYKCRPARWDLNEKNPANAWGWRESLAMDLTREDRVDDLLFSEIIWRSVKGADNPMPAPMRSIFSQLAVNMK